The following are encoded in a window of Arvicanthis niloticus isolate mArvNil1 chromosome 1, mArvNil1.pat.X, whole genome shotgun sequence genomic DNA:
- the Ffar1 gene encoding free fatty acid receptor 1, with amino-acid sequence MDLPPQLSFALYVSAFALGFPLNLLAIRGMVSHAKLRLTPSLVYTLHLGCSDLLLAITLPLKAVEALASGAWPLPLPFCPVFALAHFAPLYAGGGFLAALSAGRYLGAAFPFGYQAIRRPRYSWGVCVAIWALVLCHLGLALGLEAPGGWLDNTTSSLGINIPVNGSPVCLEAWDPDSAGPARLSFSILLFFLPLVITAFCYVGCLRALAHSGLSHKRKLRAAWVAGGALLTLLLCLGPYNASNVASFINPDLGGSWRKLGLITGAWSVVLNPLVTGYLGTGPGRGTICVTRTQRGTIQK; translated from the coding sequence ATGGACCTGCCCCCACAGCTCTCCTTCGCCCTCTATGTATCTGCCTTTGCGTTGGGCTTTCCATTGAACTTGTTAGCCATCCGAGGCATGGTGTCCCACGCAAAACTGCGACTCACccccagcttggtctacactctccatctgggctgctctgaCCTCCTACTGGCCATCACCCTACCCCTGAAGGCTGTGGAGGCCCTGGCTTCTGGGGCCTGGCCCCTGCCGCTCCCCTTCTGCCCAGTCTTTGCCTTGGCCCACTTTGCTCCCCTCTACGCAGGCGGAGGCTTCCTGGCTGCTCTCAGCGCGGGCCGTTACCTGGGGGCTGCCTTCCCCTTCGGGTACCAAGCCATCCGGAGACCCCGCTAttcctggggtgtgtgtgtggctataTGGGCCCTTGTCCTCTGCCACCTGGGGCTGGCCCTTGGTTTGGAGGCTCCCGGAGGCTGGCTGGACAACACCACCAGTTCCCTGGGCATCAACATACCCGTGAATGGCTCCCCAGTCTGCCTGGAAGCCTGGGATCCCGACTCTGCCGGCCCTGCccgcctcagtttctccattctgCTCTTCTTTCTGCCCTTGGTCATCACTGCCTTCTGCTATGTGGGCTGCCTCCGGGCCCTGGCGCACTCGGGCCTGAGCCACAAACGGAAGCTCAGAGCAGCTTGGGTGGCCGGAGGAGCTCTCCTCACACTCCTGCTCTGCCTGGGGCCCTATAATGCCTCCAATGTGGCTAGTTTCATAAACCCGGACCTAGGCGGCTCCTGGAGAAAGTTGGGGCTCATCACAGGGGCCTGGAGTGTGGTACTCAACCCACTAGTAACTGGCTACTTGGGAACAGGTCCTGGGAGGGGGACAATATGTGTGACAAGGACTCAAAGAGGAACAATTCAGAAGTAG